From a region of the Equus przewalskii isolate Varuska chromosome 2, EquPr2, whole genome shotgun sequence genome:
- the MECR gene encoding enoyl-[acyl-carrier-protein] reductase, mitochondrial isoform X2 — MGGSDVHVKMLAAPVNPADINMIQGNYGILPKLPAVGGNEGVGQVVAVGSSVTGVKPGDWVIPANAGLGTWRTEAVFSKEALIRVPNDIPLQSAATVGVNPCTAYRMLMDFEQLRPGDSVIQNASNSGVGQAVIQIAAALGLRTINVVRDRPDIQKLTDRLKKMGAEHVITEEELRKHEMKNFFKDVPRPRLALNCVGGKSSTELLRHLAPGGTMVTYGGMAKQPVIASVSLFIFKDVKLRGFWLSQWKKDHSPEQFQGLILTLCDLIRQGQLMAPICSELPLQDYQRALETAMQPFVSSKQILTMG; from the exons ATGGGCGGATCAGATGTCCATGTGAAGATGCTGGCGGCCCCTGTCAATCCCGCTGACATAAATATGATCCAAG GAAATTACGGCATCCTTCCCAAGCTGCCTGCGGTTGGAGGGAACGAAGGCGTTGGACAGGTGGTAGCTGTGGGCAGCAGTGTGACTGGGGTGAAGCCAGGAGACTGGGTGATCCCAGCAAATGCTGGTTTGG GAACCTGGCGGACCGAGGCTGTGTTCAGCAAGGAGGCACTGATCAGAGTTCCGAATGACATTCCTCTTCAGAGTGCTGCCACCGTGGGCGTCAATCCCTGCACGGCCTACAGGATGTTGATGGACTTTGAGCAGCTGCGGCCAG GGGATTCCGTCATCCAGAATGCGTCCAACAGTGGAGTGGGGCAAGCAGTCATCCAGATCGCGGCAGCCCTGGGCCTGAGGACCATCAATGTGGTCCGAGACAG ACCTGACATCCAGAAGTTGACCGACAGACTGAAGAAAATGGGGGCTGAGCATGTTATCACTGaagaggaattaagaaaacaTGAGATGAAAAACTTCTTTAAG GATGTGCCCCGGCCGCGGCTTGCTCTCAACTGCGTCGGTGGGAAAAGCTCCACAGAGCTGCTGCGACATTTAGC GCCCGGAGGAACCATGGTGACCTACGGGGGGATGGCCAAGCAGCCTGTCATAGCCTCTGTG AGCCTGTTCATTTTTAAGGATGTCAAACTGCGGGGCTTTTGGTTGTCCCAGTGGAAGAAGGACCACAGTCCAG AGCAGTTCCAGGGGCTGATCCTCACGCTGTGCGATCTCATCCGCCAAGGCCAGCTCATGGCCCCCATCTGCTCTGAGCTCCCGCTGCAGGACTACCAGCGTGCCTTGGAAACTGCGATGCAGCCCTTCGTGTCTTCCAAGCAGATTCTCACCATGGGATAA